The Paenibacillus sp. FSL R7-0204 genome includes a region encoding these proteins:
- the rplB gene encoding 50S ribosomal protein L2 produces the protein MPIKKYKPTSPARRNMSVSTFEEITTNQPEKSLLSPLFKHAGRNNQGKITVRHHGGGHKRKYRIIDFKRTKDGIPGSVATIEYDPNRTSNIALIHYADGEKRYIIAPKGLKVGDKVESGPAADIKIGNSLPLINIPVGTVIHNIELKPGKGGQLVRAAGTEAQLLGKEDKYVSVRLNSGEVRRILSVCRATIGAVGNGDHELIKIGKAGRSRWLGRRPEVRGVVMNPNDHPHGGGEGRAPIGRKSPMSPWGKPTLGYKTRKKNKASDKYIVRRRTK, from the coding sequence GTGCCAATCAAAAAGTACAAACCGACCTCTCCGGCAAGACGCAACATGTCTGTGTCTACGTTTGAAGAAATCACAACAAACCAGCCAGAGAAATCGTTGCTGTCCCCGCTGTTCAAGCATGCCGGACGCAACAACCAAGGTAAAATTACGGTTCGTCACCATGGCGGCGGACACAAACGTAAATACCGTATTATCGACTTCAAGCGGACTAAAGACGGCATACCAGGTAGCGTTGCTACAATTGAGTATGACCCGAACCGCACTTCCAATATTGCTTTGATCCACTATGCTGATGGAGAGAAACGTTATATCATCGCTCCTAAAGGCCTTAAAGTTGGGGATAAAGTTGAGTCCGGCCCTGCTGCGGATATCAAAATTGGTAACAGCCTTCCGTTGATCAATATCCCGGTAGGTACAGTTATCCACAACATCGAGTTGAAACCAGGCAAAGGCGGACAATTGGTTCGTGCTGCCGGTACTGAAGCTCAGTTGCTGGGTAAAGAAGATAAATACGTATCTGTTCGTTTAAACTCGGGTGAGGTTCGCAGAATCCTCAGCGTTTGCCGTGCGACTATCGGAGCCGTTGGTAACGGAGATCACGAACTGATCAAGATTGGTAAAGCCGGACGCAGCCGCTGGCTCGGACGTCGTCCTGAAGTACGCGGTGTTGTCATGAACCCTAACGATCACCCACACGGTGGTGGTGAAGGCCGCGCTCCAATCGGACGGAAATCGCCAATGTCACCTTGGGGCAAACCAACCCTCGGCTACAAAACGCGTAAGAAAAACAAAGCATCTGATAAATACATCGTTCGTCGCCGCACAAAATAA
- a CDS encoding cupin domain-containing protein, translating to MEKKTIAEAVQYQEDRFTKKIIFQKGDSVVFVLNFMPGQKLPVHKHPGADVYILALHGDGTIHVNEEEFSFIQGETIYIAGDESFAYTNNSSSPSSLHVVLSKLPNAEYAKEI from the coding sequence ATGGAAAAGAAAACAATAGCTGAGGCAGTACAGTATCAAGAGGACCGCTTTACCAAAAAGATCATTTTCCAAAAAGGGGATAGCGTCGTATTCGTGCTTAATTTCATGCCTGGTCAAAAGCTTCCCGTTCACAAACACCCCGGAGCAGATGTCTACATCCTTGCCTTACACGGTGACGGTACCATTCATGTTAATGAGGAAGAGTTCTCCTTCATCCAAGGAGAGACCATCTACATCGCCGGTGACGAGTCATTCGCTTATACGAATAATAGTTCTTCCCCGTCCAGCCTGCATGTCGTTCTGTCCAAGCTGCCTAATGCGGAGTATGCGAAAGAAATCTAA
- the rplE gene encoding 50S ribosomal protein L5, with the protein MAARMKERYLNEITPSLMQKFNYTTVMQVPKIEKIVINMGVGDAVQNSKVLDAAVNDMQLITGQKPVITKAKKSIAGFKLRENMPIGVKVTLRGERMYYFLDKLINVTLPRVRDFRGISSKAFDGRGNYTLGLKEQLIFPEIEYDKVDKVRGMDIVIVTTAKTDEESRELLNQLGMPFTK; encoded by the coding sequence ATGGCAGCAAGAATGAAAGAACGTTATCTGAATGAAATCACACCATCTTTGATGCAGAAGTTTAACTACACAACAGTTATGCAAGTGCCTAAGATCGAGAAGATCGTCATCAACATGGGTGTGGGTGACGCTGTTCAAAACTCCAAAGTACTTGACGCTGCAGTTAATGACATGCAGTTGATCACTGGTCAAAAGCCAGTTATCACTAAAGCAAAGAAATCCATCGCCGGTTTCAAACTGCGCGAGAATATGCCGATCGGGGTTAAAGTAACACTGCGCGGCGAGCGTATGTATTACTTCCTGGATAAATTGATCAACGTAACGCTTCCACGCGTTCGTGACTTCCGTGGTATTTCCAGCAAAGCCTTTGATGGCCGCGGTAACTACACACTGGGTCTTAAAGAGCAATTGATCTTCCCGGAAATCGAGTATGACAAAGTGGATAAGGTTCGCGGTATGGACATCGTTATTGTAACGACTGCTAAGACGGACGAGGAATCCCGTGAGCTGCTGAATCAGCTGGGAATGCCTTTCACAAAATAA
- a CDS encoding Crp/Fnr family transcriptional regulator, with translation MDCNTCSSHACVRQVPVFRSLSDEELVIIESITESHSYKKGSQVCREAEPSEALYVVKSGLIKLTKNSKEGKQHIVRFLFPGDYFGQFALLHNKNNDVTAEIIESGVVCRMHRKDFIPLLEQNAGLAFSFLMSVSEQLHLAEETAGALHMFEVEKRLARLLVYLYMRNLPEPAVTMQDLRHTVDLPSAQKEVAAMIGTTAETLSRKLNKLEALKIIAMHKRTVNILEMEALIQLAEISN, from the coding sequence ATGGATTGTAATACGTGCAGCTCTCATGCTTGTGTGCGCCAGGTTCCGGTATTCAGGAGTTTATCCGATGAAGAATTGGTTATCATAGAATCAATTACAGAATCCCATTCTTATAAAAAGGGCAGCCAGGTCTGCAGAGAAGCAGAGCCGTCTGAAGCGTTGTATGTGGTGAAGAGCGGTCTTATCAAACTGACGAAGAACAGTAAAGAAGGCAAGCAGCATATTGTCCGCTTTCTTTTCCCGGGGGATTATTTCGGGCAGTTTGCCCTGCTTCACAATAAAAATAATGATGTAACGGCGGAGATAATTGAGAGCGGAGTGGTCTGCCGGATGCACCGGAAGGATTTCATTCCCCTACTGGAGCAGAATGCGGGTCTGGCGTTTAGCTTTCTGATGTCTGTCAGTGAGCAACTGCATCTGGCGGAAGAAACAGCAGGGGCATTGCATATGTTTGAAGTTGAAAAACGGTTAGCCCGGCTTCTGGTCTACTTATACATGAGAAATCTACCAGAACCAGCAGTGACTATGCAAGACTTGAGACATACCGTAGATCTCCCGTCGGCGCAAAAAGAAGTGGCAGCAATGATCGGCACTACCGCCGAGACCCTAAGCCGTAAGCTGAACAAGCTGGAAGCGCTGAAGATCATCGCTATGCATAAAAGAACCGTGAATATTCTGGAGATGGAGGCTCTAATTCAGCTCGCTGAAATCAGTAATTAA
- the rplC gene encoding 50S ribosomal protein L3 yields the protein MKGILGKKLGMTQVFTPEGNVIAVSVIEAGPCVVLQKKDLNIDGYEAVQLGFSDKKESRSNKPEQGHAKKANATPKRYVREIRGVDLGSLEVGQELKADIFAEGEFVDVTGTSKGKGFQGNIKRWGQSRGPMAHGSRYHRRPGSMGSIQANRVPKGKRLPGHMGHTTITVQKLEIIRVDVERNVLLVKGAIPGPKNSFVKVRQTVKK from the coding sequence TTGAAAGGTATCTTAGGAAAAAAACTCGGTATGACTCAAGTGTTTACTCCAGAAGGTAACGTAATCGCGGTTTCTGTTATCGAAGCTGGACCTTGTGTGGTACTGCAAAAGAAAGACCTGAATATCGACGGATATGAAGCAGTGCAGTTGGGCTTTTCCGATAAAAAGGAAAGTCGCTCCAACAAGCCTGAACAGGGTCACGCCAAAAAGGCAAATGCAACACCTAAGCGCTACGTTCGCGAAATTCGCGGTGTTGACCTCGGGTCACTCGAGGTTGGACAAGAGCTTAAGGCTGACATCTTCGCTGAAGGCGAGTTTGTTGACGTAACAGGTACTTCGAAGGGTAAAGGCTTCCAGGGTAACATCAAACGCTGGGGACAAAGCCGCGGACCAATGGCACACGGATCGCGTTACCACAGAAGACCGGGCTCGATGGGTTCCATCCAGGCTAACCGTGTTCCTAAGGGCAAACGCCTGCCAGGACATATGGGTCACACGACCATAACGGTTCAAAAGCTTGAAATCATCCGGGTTGACGTAGAACGTAATGTACTGCTGGTTAAAGGCGCTATTCCGGGCCCGAAAAACAGCTTCGTGAAAGTTAGACAAACCGTTAAGAAATAA
- the rplX gene encoding 50S ribosomal protein L24, whose amino-acid sequence MPRVKKVLESHNNKLHVKKDDVVLVISGKDKGKKGRVIAAYPRENRVLVEGVNMVKKHQKPNQLNPQGGIIEQEASIHVSNVMHIDPKSGKVTRIGYKVLDNGKKVRVAKRSGEIID is encoded by the coding sequence ATGCCTAGAGTTAAAAAAGTTCTGGAATCCCATAACAATAAACTGCATGTGAAAAAAGATGATGTGGTGCTTGTGATCAGCGGGAAAGACAAAGGTAAAAAAGGCCGTGTCATCGCTGCTTATCCTCGTGAAAACCGCGTCCTGGTAGAAGGCGTGAACATGGTGAAGAAACACCAGAAGCCTAACCAGTTGAATCCGCAAGGCGGAATCATCGAGCAAGAAGCTTCGATCCATGTGTCCAACGTAATGCACATTGATCCGAAGAGCGGGAAAGTTACTCGCATCGGCTATAAAGTACTAGATAACGGTAAGAAGGTTCGGGTAGCAAAAAGATCCGGAGAGATTATCGACTAA
- the rpsJ gene encoding 30S ribosomal protein S10 — protein MAKQKIRIRLKAYDHRILDQSAEKIVETAKRSGAGVSGPIPLPTEKQIITILRAVHKYKDSREQFEQRTHKRLIDIVNPTPQTVDALMRLDLPSGVDIEIKL, from the coding sequence ATGGCAAAGCAAAAAATTCGTATTCGCTTGAAAGCATACGACCACAGAATTCTTGATCAATCCGCAGAGAAAATCGTTGAAACAGCAAAACGTTCGGGTGCTGGTGTATCCGGGCCGATTCCGCTGCCAACTGAGAAGCAAATCATTACCATTCTCCGTGCGGTACACAAGTACAAGGATTCCCGTGAACAGTTTGAGCAACGGACTCACAAACGTTTGATCGATATTGTGAACCCAACACCACAAACTGTGGATGCCTTGATGCGCTTGGATCTACCGTCCGGTGTAGATATCGAAATCAAATTGTAA
- the rpsC gene encoding 30S ribosomal protein S3, protein MGQKVNPVGLRVGIIRDWESKWYAGKDFGTLLMEDVKIREYLKGKLKDSSVSRIEIERAASRVNVTIHTAKPGMVIGKGGAEVEVLRSAVTTIAGGKKVHININEIKHPELDAILVAESIAQQLERRVSFRRALKQAIQRTMRSGAKGIKTQVGGRLGGAEIARSEGYSEGTVPLHTLRADIDYGTAEAHTTYGLIGVKVWIYRGEVLPPAKKQAAQEGGN, encoded by the coding sequence GTGGGTCAAAAGGTAAATCCAGTCGGACTCCGAGTCGGTATTATTCGCGATTGGGAATCAAAATGGTATGCAGGCAAAGATTTCGGTACTCTTTTAATGGAAGACGTCAAAATCCGGGAATACCTTAAAGGCAAGTTGAAAGATTCCTCTGTTTCCCGCATCGAGATCGAAAGAGCGGCAAGCCGAGTGAACGTTACAATTCACACTGCCAAGCCAGGTATGGTAATTGGTAAAGGCGGAGCAGAAGTAGAAGTACTTCGCAGCGCAGTTACAACTATCGCCGGCGGTAAGAAAGTGCACATCAACATCAATGAAATCAAACACCCTGAACTGGATGCTATTCTTGTTGCTGAAAGCATTGCACAACAGCTGGAACGTCGCGTATCGTTCCGTCGTGCTCTGAAGCAAGCGATTCAAAGAACAATGCGTTCCGGCGCAAAGGGAATTAAAACTCAGGTTGGCGGACGTCTTGGCGGCGCTGAGATTGCCCGTTCAGAAGGCTATAGTGAAGGAACAGTTCCACTTCATACGCTTCGTGCTGATATCGATTACGGAACAGCTGAAGCACATACAACTTACGGTCTTATCGGCGTAAAAGTATGGATTTATCGTGGAGAAGTTCTTCCCCCAGCTAAGAAACAAGCTGCTCAGGAAGGAGGCAACTAA
- the rpsH gene encoding 30S ribosomal protein S8 — MTMSDPIADMLTRIRNANTVRHETVEMPASTMKKQIADILKREGFIRDAEFVEDSKQGIIRIFLKYGPSQERVITGLKRISKPGLRVYTKSNEVPRVLGGLGIAIISTSKGVMTDKEARQSKSGGEVVCYIW, encoded by the coding sequence ATGACTATGTCTGATCCTATTGCAGATATGCTTACTCGTATTCGTAACGCCAACACTGTGCGTCACGAGACAGTAGAAATGCCTGCTTCTACTATGAAAAAACAAATCGCGGACATCTTGAAGCGTGAGGGCTTCATCCGTGATGCTGAATTCGTTGAAGATAGCAAACAGGGGATTATCCGTATTTTCCTGAAATACGGCCCAAGCCAGGAACGCGTTATCACTGGTCTGAAAAGAATCAGTAAACCAGGTCTTCGCGTATACACGAAGAGCAATGAAGTGCCTCGTGTACTCGGTGGCCTTGGAATCGCGATTATCTCCACATCTAAGGGAGTTATGACCGACAAAGAAGCTCGTCAATCTAAATCCGGCGGAGAAGTTGTCTGCTACATTTGGTAA
- the rplN gene encoding 50S ribosomal protein L14: MIQPFTRLHVADNSGAKELMCIRVLGGTGRRTAAIGDLIVCSVKQATPGGVVKKGDVVRAVVVRTKRSVRRKDGSYIAFDENAAVVVKDDRSPRGTRIFGPVARELRDKDYMKIVSLAPEVI, translated from the coding sequence ATGATTCAACCATTTACACGTTTGCATGTGGCTGACAACTCTGGTGCGAAGGAACTGATGTGTATCCGCGTACTGGGTGGTACTGGACGCCGTACAGCAGCAATCGGCGATCTGATCGTTTGTTCCGTTAAACAAGCAACACCAGGCGGCGTTGTCAAAAAAGGTGATGTTGTTAGAGCGGTAGTTGTTCGTACAAAACGTTCGGTACGCCGTAAAGATGGATCTTACATCGCATTCGACGAAAATGCAGCTGTTGTTGTCAAAGACGACAGAAGCCCGCGCGGAACACGTATCTTCGGACCAGTTGCTCGCGAACTTCGCGACAAGGACTACATGAAGATCGTTTCCTTGGCACCGGAAGTAATCTAA
- the rplD gene encoding 50S ribosomal protein L4 has product MPKVTLFNTSGNEVGEVELSDSVFGIEPNVHVLHEAALMQRASLRRGTHKVKGRSEVRGGGRKPWKQKGTGRARQGSIRSPQWKGGGVVFGPTPRSYSWKLPKKVRRLAIKSALSSKVLENDIIVLDSLTLNAPKTKEFAAILNNLKVGSKALIVAPSYDDNVALSARNIPGVKFVAADGINVLDVLTYDKLIITKEAVLKVEEVFA; this is encoded by the coding sequence ATGCCAAAAGTAACACTTTTCAATACTAGTGGTAACGAAGTTGGCGAAGTTGAACTGAGTGATTCAGTTTTCGGTATCGAACCGAATGTACATGTGCTGCATGAAGCTGCACTTATGCAAAGAGCTTCCCTTCGTCGCGGTACACACAAAGTAAAAGGACGCTCTGAAGTGCGTGGCGGCGGACGTAAACCTTGGAAACAAAAAGGTACAGGTCGTGCTCGTCAAGGCTCCATTCGTTCTCCACAATGGAAAGGCGGCGGCGTAGTCTTCGGACCAACACCACGCAGCTATTCCTGGAAATTGCCTAAGAAGGTTCGCCGGTTGGCCATCAAATCCGCGTTGTCCTCGAAAGTACTTGAGAATGACATCATCGTATTGGATAGCTTGACTCTGAATGCTCCGAAGACGAAAGAATTCGCAGCGATTCTGAACAACCTTAAAGTGGGCAGCAAAGCCCTGATCGTAGCTCCTAGCTATGATGACAATGTAGCACTTTCCGCTCGTAACATCCCTGGGGTGAAATTCGTAGCGGCTGACGGCATCAATGTTCTTGACGTACTGACGTACGACAAACTGATCATCACTAAAGAAGCAGTTCTGAAGGTAGAGGAGGTGTTCGCGTAA
- the rplP gene encoding 50S ribosomal protein L16: MLVPKRVKHRKQQRGHMKGMAKGGTELNFGEFGLQALEPSWITNRQIEAARIAMTRYIKRGGQVWIKIFPDKPITQKPLEVRMGSGKGNVEKWVAVVKPGKIMFELGGVSEEIAREAMRLAAHKLPVKTKFVKREELGGEANES; the protein is encoded by the coding sequence ATGTTGGTACCAAAGCGCGTTAAACACCGCAAGCAACAACGCGGTCACATGAAGGGTATGGCAAAAGGCGGAACTGAACTCAACTTCGGCGAATTCGGTTTGCAGGCTCTGGAGCCATCTTGGATCACTAACCGTCAGATCGAAGCTGCTCGTATCGCAATGACACGTTACATCAAACGTGGCGGTCAGGTTTGGATCAAGATTTTCCCGGATAAGCCAATCACTCAGAAGCCTCTCGAGGTTCGTATGGGTAGTGGTAAAGGTAACGTTGAGAAATGGGTAGCCGTAGTTAAACCGGGTAAGATTATGTTCGAACTCGGAGGCGTGTCGGAAGAAATCGCTCGTGAAGCGATGCGTCTTGCCGCTCACAAGCTGCCTGTAAAGACTAAGTTTGTGAAACGTGAAGAATTGGGTGGTGAAGCAAATGAAAGCTAA
- a CDS encoding type Z 30S ribosomal protein S14 — MAKTSMKVKQQREPKFKVRAYTRCERCGRPHSVLQKFKICRICFRELAYKGQIPGVKKASW, encoded by the coding sequence GTGGCAAAAACTTCAATGAAAGTTAAACAACAACGCGAGCCTAAGTTCAAAGTACGTGCATACACACGTTGCGAGCGTTGCGGTCGTCCACATTCGGTACTGCAAAAGTTCAAAATTTGCAGAATTTGTTTCCGTGAATTAGCTTATAAAGGCCAGATTCCTGGCGTGAAAAAAGCAAGTTGGTAA
- the rpsS gene encoding 30S ribosomal protein S19, whose protein sequence is MGRSLKKGPFIDGYLLKKVEDLNETDKKVVVKTWSRRSTIFPQFIGHTFGVYDGRKHVPVYVTEDMVGHKLGEFAPTRTYKGHAGDDKKTRR, encoded by the coding sequence ATGGGTCGCAGTTTAAAGAAGGGGCCGTTCATCGATGGCTACCTGCTGAAAAAAGTTGAGGATTTGAACGAGACAGACAAGAAAGTCGTAGTAAAAACCTGGTCCCGTCGCTCAACCATTTTCCCTCAGTTTATCGGACATACGTTTGGTGTATATGACGGCCGCAAACACGTGCCTGTATACGTAACAGAAGATATGGTAGGTCACAAGTTGGGCGAGTTCGCGCCAACACGTACTTACAAAGGCCACGCGGGTGACGATAAGAAAACCAGAAGATAA
- the rpmC gene encoding 50S ribosomal protein L29 — protein MKANELRNLTTAEIEQKIAGFKEELFNLRFQLATGQLDNPTRIRDVRKEIARAKTVIHQRVLGIS, from the coding sequence ATGAAAGCTAATGAACTTCGCAACTTAACCACTGCTGAGATTGAACAGAAAATCGCCGGATTCAAGGAAGAACTTTTCAATCTCCGTTTCCAATTGGCAACAGGCCAACTGGATAACCCGACTCGGATTCGTGATGTGCGTAAGGAAATAGCTCGTGCTAAAACCGTTATCCATCAAAGAGTACTTGGGATTAGTTAA
- the rplV gene encoding 50S ribosomal protein L22: protein MEAKAHARSVRISARKAKLVVDLIRGKQVGEAIAILRHTPKSASPVVEKLLNSAIANAEHNYSMDVNSLFVSEVFVNQGPTMKRFRPRAMGRASRINKRTSHITLVVSEK from the coding sequence ATGGAAGCAAAAGCACATGCAAGATCGGTGCGGATTTCCGCTCGTAAAGCGAAACTGGTTGTTGACTTGATTCGCGGCAAGCAAGTGGGGGAAGCAATTGCAATTCTTCGCCACACTCCGAAGTCCGCTTCTCCGGTTGTTGAGAAGCTACTAAACTCGGCGATTGCGAACGCTGAGCATAACTACTCTATGGACGTTAACAGCTTATTCGTAAGCGAAGTTTTCGTTAACCAGGGTCCTACAATGAAACGTTTCCGTCCGCGCGCCATGGGCCGCGCAAGCCGGATCAATAAACGTACCAGCCACATTACTTTGGTGGTATCTGAGAAATAA
- the rpsQ gene encoding 30S ribosomal protein S17, whose protein sequence is MSEERNARKVLIGKVVSDKMDKTIVIAVETYKKHSLYHKRIKSTKKFKAHDEENVAKIGDVVKVMETRPLSKDKRWRLVEVVEKAVII, encoded by the coding sequence ATGAGCGAAGAGCGTAATGCACGTAAAGTGCTGATCGGTAAAGTAGTCAGCGACAAAATGGATAAAACCATCGTAATTGCTGTTGAAACCTATAAAAAGCACAGTCTGTATCACAAACGCATCAAGTCCACGAAGAAATTCAAGGCACATGATGAAGAGAATGTAGCTAAAATTGGTGATGTCGTGAAAGTCATGGAAACTCGTCCATTGTCGAAGGACAAACGGTGGAGACTGGTTGAAGTGGTAGAAAAAGCGGTAATCATCTAA
- a CDS encoding V4R domain-containing protein, whose protein sequence is MGLQQYTFEDMRQMNRTTLGNMVPLELFRTIRLIGMNQGLPLGGKGTTVTIGRKIGGSLPVHSVEELLQIFEELKIGIPRIVHSDERRINIAVDDCFCKGLPSLEDERMVCDLEGAIIEGALCRILGRKVSVKEIKCNVTGHEHCEYEVKL, encoded by the coding sequence ATGGGCTTGCAGCAATACACTTTTGAGGATATGCGCCAGATGAATAGAACAACTCTGGGCAATATGGTACCCCTTGAGCTATTCCGGACCATCCGTCTAATTGGAATGAACCAGGGACTTCCGTTAGGGGGAAAGGGAACGACTGTGACCATTGGCAGAAAAATCGGCGGGAGCCTGCCTGTCCATTCCGTAGAAGAACTGCTTCAGATCTTTGAGGAGCTCAAAATTGGGATCCCCCGAATTGTTCATTCCGATGAGCGCAGAATTAATATCGCTGTTGACGATTGCTTTTGCAAAGGGCTACCTTCCCTTGAAGATGAAAGAATGGTCTGTGATCTAGAGGGAGCTATCATTGAAGGTGCGCTGTGCCGGATTCTTGGCCGTAAGGTATCAGTGAAAGAGATCAAATGTAATGTCACCGGTCATGAGCATTGCGAGTATGAAGTTAAGCTTTGA
- the rplW gene encoding 50S ribosomal protein L23: MKDPRDIIKRPVITERTSEYMSELKYAFEVDIRANKTEIKKAVEAIFKVKVVSVNTMRVPGKLKRYGKYSGYTPEWKKAIVKLSPDSKPLEFFEAVE; the protein is encoded by the coding sequence ATGAAAGATCCTCGTGATATAATTAAGCGTCCAGTGATTACGGAACGCACATCCGAATACATGAGCGAACTGAAGTACGCTTTTGAAGTGGATATCCGTGCTAACAAGACCGAAATCAAAAAAGCTGTCGAGGCTATTTTTAAAGTGAAAGTCGTTAGTGTGAACACAATGCGCGTACCTGGTAAACTGAAACGTTACGGCAAATATTCCGGTTATACTCCGGAGTGGAAAAAAGCCATCGTGAAGCTTAGCCCGGACAGCAAGCCGCTTGAGTTCTTTGAAGCGGTAGAATAA
- the rplF gene encoding 50S ribosomal protein L6 codes for MSRIGRKPIAVPSGVDVTLDNTVITVKGPKGTLTRELHKDMKITVENNEITVVRPSDNKLHRSLHGTTRSVVNNMVSGVTEGFSKSLELVGVGYRASKSGDKIVLNVGYSHPVEITPEAGIEFDVPANTKIIVRGIDKERVGAYAAKIRSVREPEPYKGKGIKYEGERIIRKEGKAGKKK; via the coding sequence ATGTCTCGTATTGGTCGCAAACCAATCGCAGTACCTAGCGGTGTAGATGTCACTTTGGACAACACCGTTATTACAGTAAAAGGTCCTAAAGGCACTTTGACTCGTGAGCTTCATAAAGACATGAAGATTACAGTTGAAAATAACGAAATCACTGTTGTTCGCCCGTCGGACAATAAATTGCATCGTTCACTTCACGGCACAACCCGCTCCGTTGTCAATAACATGGTGAGTGGTGTGACTGAAGGTTTCTCGAAATCTCTGGAACTGGTTGGGGTCGGATATCGTGCAAGCAAATCCGGAGATAAAATCGTATTGAACGTTGGTTACTCCCACCCGGTTGAAATTACACCGGAAGCGGGTATCGAGTTTGATGTTCCTGCTAACACGAAGATCATCGTTAGAGGAATTGACAAAGAACGCGTTGGCGCTTATGCTGCCAAAATCCGTTCCGTACGTGAACCTGAACCATACAAAGGTAAAGGTATCAAATATGAAGGCGAGCGTATCATCCGCAAGGAAGGTAAAGCTGGTAAGAAGAAATAA
- the tuf gene encoding elongation factor Tu, translated as MAKAKFERNKPHVNIGTIGHVDHGKTTLTAAITTVLSKKYGGAAVAFDQIDKAPEERERGITISTAHVEYETPNRHYAHVDCPGHADYVKNMITGAAQMDGAILVVSAADGPMPQTREHILLSRQVGVPYIVVFLNKCDMVEDEELLELVEMEVRDLLSEYDFPGDDTPIVRGSAREALQNPDGEYAQKIVEMFETIDTYIPLPERQTDKPFLMPVEDVFSITGRGTVATGRVERGTVKVGEEIEIVGIHEETKKSVVTGVEMFRKLLDSAQAGDNIGALLRGVDRNNIERGQVLAKPNSVKPHTEFTAQIYVLTKEEGGRHKPFFTGYRPQFYFRTTDVTGIINLPEGTEMVMPGDNITVTVQLISPIAIEEGTKFSIREGGRTVGAGSVASIQK; from the coding sequence ATGGCAAAGGCAAAGTTTGAACGTAACAAACCGCACGTTAACATTGGTACTATTGGTCACGTCGACCATGGTAAAACAACTCTTACTGCTGCAATCACAACTGTATTGTCCAAAAAATACGGTGGTGCTGCTGTAGCATTCGACCAGATTGATAAGGCTCCTGAAGAACGCGAACGCGGTATCACTATCTCCACCGCTCACGTTGAATATGAAACTCCTAACCGTCACTACGCTCACGTAGACTGCCCTGGACACGCCGACTATGTTAAAAACATGATCACTGGCGCAGCGCAAATGGACGGAGCAATCCTGGTTGTATCCGCAGCTGACGGCCCTATGCCACAGACTCGTGAACACATCCTGCTGTCCCGTCAAGTAGGCGTTCCTTACATCGTTGTATTCCTGAACAAATGCGACATGGTTGAGGACGAAGAGTTGCTTGAATTGGTTGAAATGGAAGTTCGCGATCTGCTTAGCGAATACGACTTCCCAGGCGATGACACTCCAATCGTTCGTGGATCTGCTCGTGAAGCTCTGCAGAACCCTGATGGCGAGTATGCACAGAAGATCGTTGAAATGTTCGAAACGATCGACACATACATCCCGCTTCCAGAACGTCAGACTGACAAGCCTTTCTTGATGCCTGTCGAAGATGTATTCTCCATCACTGGCCGCGGTACTGTGGCAACTGGTCGCGTAGAACGCGGAACAGTTAAAGTCGGAGAAGAAATCGAAATCGTTGGTATTCACGAAGAAACTAAGAAGTCTGTAGTTACTGGCGTGGAAATGTTCCGTAAATTGCTTGATTCCGCTCAAGCTGGCGACAACATCGGCGCATTGCTGCGTGGTGTTGACCGTAACAACATCGAGCGTGGCCAAGTATTGGCTAAGCCTAACTCCGTTAAGCCACACACTGAGTTCACTGCTCAGATCTACGTTCTGACTAAAGAAGAAGGCGGACGTCACAAACCATTCTTCACTGGTTACCGTCCACAGTTCTACTTCCGTACAACTGACGTAACTGGCATCATCAACCTGCCAGAAGGTACTGAAATGGTTATGCCTGGTGACAACATCACTGTAACTGTTCAACTGATCTCCCCAATCGCTATTGAAGAAGGTACTAAATTCTCCATTCGCGAAGGCGGACGTACAGTTGGTGCCGGTTCCGTAGCTTCCATCCAGAAATAA